One genomic segment of Pseudomonas fortuita includes these proteins:
- a CDS encoding right-handed parallel beta-helix repeat-containing protein, with protein sequence MRLMPALVALLPLLPLPALAAAPANSETLRVERYADDSQPGSLRWAIETSNQNPGHYSIDIDAVGKPPYIIRPSRALPDIKGPVRITGLPWARDGQYIAIDGSAYIKDQGVRTCPGALPGQFGTNVRTTTNPGLVLRDTQGVHLSGLEVRNFCIGILVNRASGNVIEDNRIIANKGGAGIMLTGDDGAGNPTATTTNNNKVLRNQLIDNGDGLELTRGAAFNLVADNLFRSTSANPEPSQGIEILLGNDNSVVRNRFENYSDGLQINWGKRNYLAANTFTGNSIGVSVTGDGNILDGNLIHGNRIGVALRPEPEATATRLSGNRIWGNSQDIRRCEAGGSCVPGQRTGAIVFGVPAQAHALYVGSRGVGADLPKKDQAIICDSNGEPKPCQPLPNHNQQAPHLIALQGNVLRGEVQGPASSLLRVELFGNAEADGTEAQQYLGEVLVNSDKQGQARFAQVLEGIGGLRSFTATVTTADGATSELSLPVRR encoded by the coding sequence ATGCGTCTGATGCCTGCACTGGTGGCCTTGCTGCCACTGCTCCCCCTGCCCGCCCTGGCCGCTGCACCGGCCAACTCCGAAACCTTGCGTGTCGAGCGTTACGCCGACGACAGCCAACCCGGTTCGCTGCGCTGGGCCATCGAAACCAGCAACCAGAACCCCGGCCACTACAGCATCGACATTGACGCTGTCGGCAAACCGCCTTACATCATTCGCCCCAGCCGTGCGCTCCCAGACATCAAGGGCCCAGTGCGCATCACCGGCCTGCCTTGGGCGCGCGATGGCCAGTACATCGCCATCGACGGTTCGGCCTACATCAAGGACCAGGGCGTACGCACCTGCCCCGGCGCCCTGCCCGGCCAGTTCGGCACCAACGTGCGCACCACCACCAACCCCGGGCTGGTGCTGCGCGACACCCAGGGCGTGCACCTGAGCGGCCTGGAAGTGCGCAACTTTTGCATCGGCATCCTGGTCAACCGCGCCAGTGGCAACGTGATCGAAGACAACCGCATCATCGCCAACAAGGGCGGCGCTGGCATCATGCTCACCGGTGACGACGGCGCGGGTAACCCCACCGCTACCACCACGAACAACAACAAGGTGCTGCGCAACCAGCTGATCGACAATGGCGACGGCCTGGAGCTGACCCGCGGCGCGGCATTCAACCTGGTGGCCGATAACCTGTTCCGCTCCACCTCGGCCAACCCCGAGCCATCGCAGGGTATCGAGATTCTGTTGGGCAACGACAACAGCGTGGTGCGCAACCGCTTCGAAAACTACTCCGACGGCCTGCAGATCAACTGGGGCAAGCGCAACTACCTGGCTGCCAACACGTTCACTGGTAACTCGATCGGCGTCAGCGTTACCGGCGATGGCAACATCCTCGACGGCAACCTGATCCACGGCAACCGCATCGGCGTGGCACTGCGCCCGGAGCCGGAGGCCACCGCCACACGCCTGAGCGGGAATCGCATCTGGGGTAACAGCCAGGATATCCGCCGCTGCGAAGCTGGCGGTTCGTGCGTGCCGGGCCAGCGCACAGGCGCCATCGTGTTTGGCGTACCGGCCCAGGCGCATGCGCTGTATGTGGGCTCGCGCGGGGTGGGGGCCGACTTGCCGAAGAAAGACCAGGCAATCATCTGCGATTCCAACGGCGAGCCCAAGCCTTGCCAACCGCTGCCCAACCATAACCAGCAAGCGCCACACCTGATTGCGCTGCAAGGCAATGTGTTGCGTGGTGAAGTGCAGGGGCCGGCGTCGAGCCTGCTGCGGGTGGAGTTGTTTGGCAATGCCGAGGCAGATGGCACCGAGGCGCAGCAGTACCTCGGGGAGGTGCTGGTGAACAGTGACAAGCAGGGCCAGGCGCGGTTTGCGCAGGTGCTGGAGGGCATCGGCGGGCTGCGCAGTTTTACTGCGACCGTGACGACAGCTGACGGGGCAACATCCGAGTTGAGCCTGCCGGTTCGGCGTTAA
- a CDS encoding CvfB family protein — protein sequence MALLGRYNSLQIVKHVDFGLYLDGGADGEILLPGRYIPKNAETEVDDWLNVFIYLDSEDQLIATTEKPKVQVGEFASLKVKDINGAGIFLDWGLPKDLLMPYSEEARQLKIGDYCVVHVYLDKRTRRITATSRLDRYLDVSPADYKVGQPVELLVAGETPMGFKAIINNRHWGLIHKNEVFKFLRSGMHEKGFIKEVRHDGKIALSLQPVGAALADSLQEQIMARLEAEGGVLGVCDKSDPALISKLFNVSKGNFKKAIGALFKQGLIVIHDDRIEKV from the coding sequence ATGGCTCTGCTTGGGCGTTACAACAGTTTGCAAATCGTGAAACACGTGGACTTCGGCCTGTACCTGGACGGCGGCGCCGATGGCGAAATCCTGCTGCCGGGGCGCTACATCCCGAAAAACGCCGAAACCGAGGTGGATGACTGGCTGAACGTGTTCATCTATCTGGACAGCGAAGACCAGCTGATCGCTACCACTGAAAAGCCCAAGGTTCAGGTGGGTGAGTTTGCCAGCCTCAAGGTCAAGGACATCAACGGGGCCGGTATCTTCCTGGACTGGGGCCTGCCCAAGGACCTGCTGATGCCGTACTCGGAAGAGGCTCGGCAGCTGAAGATCGGCGATTACTGCGTGGTGCACGTCTACCTCGACAAGCGCACCCGCCGCATCACCGCCACGTCGCGCCTGGACCGTTACCTCGACGTCAGCCCGGCCGACTACAAAGTCGGGCAACCGGTCGAGTTGCTGGTGGCCGGCGAAACGCCGATGGGCTTCAAGGCCATCATCAATAACCGCCACTGGGGCCTGATCCACAAGAACGAGGTGTTCAAGTTCCTGCGTTCGGGCATGCACGAAAAGGGCTTCATCAAGGAAGTGCGCCACGACGGCAAGATCGCCCTGAGCCTGCAACCGGTGGGTGCGGCCCTGGCTGACAGCCTGCAAGAGCAGATCATGGCGCGTCTGGAGGCTGAAGGTGGGGTGTTGGGCGTGTGCGACAAGAGCGACCCGGCGCTGATCAGCAAGCTGTTCAACGTCAGCAAGGGCAACTTCAAGAAGGCTATCGGCGCGTTGTTCAAGCAGGGCCTGATCGTCATCCATGACGACCGTATCGAGAAGGTCTGA
- a CDS encoding DUF6279 family lipoprotein, translated as MPLRLLKALLVAVGFALAVAACSRIDLAYRNLDRLVPWSLGDYLDMNSEQKALLDGRLREHLAWHCKTQLPGYLDWLDRVRGMVADGQVTDQALQQRTREAREAIDRVAEEITPSATELLRGMSDTQVAQMREAFRDDISERQKKYVDTPLPKQIARRSERMEKRLTPWFGELSAAQKQRVQAWSTALGDQNREWIANRAHWQQQLLLAMNQRNDASFEPRLATLLQRKESLWTPEYRSAFQNTEQQARSLLVDLVQLSTPQQRRFLQEKLGKVRTDFGELKCLKG; from the coding sequence ATGCCGCTACGCCTGCTCAAAGCCTTGCTTGTCGCCGTCGGCTTCGCACTGGCCGTGGCCGCCTGCAGCCGCATCGACCTGGCCTACCGCAACCTCGACCGCCTGGTGCCGTGGTCGCTGGGCGATTACCTGGACATGAACAGCGAGCAGAAGGCCTTGCTCGACGGCCGCTTGCGCGAGCACCTGGCCTGGCATTGCAAGACCCAGCTGCCCGGCTACCTCGACTGGCTGGACCGGGTACGCGGCATGGTCGCCGATGGCCAAGTGACCGACCAGGCCCTGCAGCAACGTACCCGTGAGGCCCGTGAGGCGATTGACCGGGTGGCAGAGGAAATCACCCCATCGGCCACTGAACTGTTGCGCGGCATGAGCGATACCCAAGTGGCGCAGATGCGCGAAGCGTTCCGCGATGACATCAGCGAACGGCAGAAAAAGTACGTGGATACGCCGCTGCCCAAACAGATCGCCCGCCGTAGCGAACGCATGGAGAAACGCCTGACCCCGTGGTTCGGCGAGTTGTCGGCAGCACAGAAGCAACGGGTCCAGGCCTGGTCCACAGCGTTGGGCGACCAGAACCGCGAATGGATCGCCAACCGCGCCCACTGGCAGCAGCAATTGTTGCTGGCGATGAACCAGCGCAATGACGCCAGCTTTGAACCACGCCTGGCGACACTGTTGCAGCGCAAGGAAAGTCTGTGGACGCCTGAATACCGCTCAGCGTTTCAAAATACCGAACAACAGGCGCGCAGCCTGCTGGTGGACCTGGTGCAGCTGAGCACCCCGCAACAGCGGCGGTTCTTGCAAGAAAAGCTGGGCAAGGTGCGGACTGATTTCGGTGAATTGAAGTGTTTGAAGGGGTGA
- the aceK gene encoding bifunctional isocitrate dehydrogenase kinase/phosphatase yields the protein MTQHWPAGEIARMILDGFDDYREHFRRITLGARERFEQARWQDSQRAAAARINLYEQKVGEVNGWLRDAFDDEVLLEVEQWPLVKSAYIRLIDPRLDDELSETWYNSLFCSLFSHDQISDGCMFIHTTRPSIRSHQRATQTCTYRPDGKLQGLLRAILSDYAFAYADLESDVSRLEEQLRECLPDWVCKDPMLAVELFSPVLYRNKGAYLVGRLYNSDEQWPLVIPLLHREGHGIEADGLITDEAEVSIIFSFTRSYFMVDVPVPAEFVNFLKRILPGKHIAELYTSIGFYKHGKSEFYRALINHLAGSEDRFVMAPGVRGMVMSVFTLPGFNTVFKIIKDRFSPSKTVDRATVIDKYRLVKSVDRVGRLADTQEFADFRFPRGKFAPECLAELLEVAPSTVVLEGDTVLIRHCWTERRMTPLNLYLEHASEGQVLEALEDYGLAIKQLAAANIFPGDMLLKNFGVTRHGRVVFYDYDEISFLTEVNFRHIPPPRYPEDEMSGEPWYSIGPHDVFPEEFPPFLFADIGQRRLFSRLHGELYDADYWKGLQAAIREGKVIDVFPYRRKAR from the coding sequence ATGACCCAGCACTGGCCTGCCGGCGAGATCGCCCGGATGATCCTCGATGGCTTTGACGACTATCGCGAGCATTTTCGCCGCATCACCCTAGGCGCCCGCGAGCGCTTCGAGCAGGCGCGTTGGCAAGATAGCCAGCGGGCAGCCGCTGCCCGTATCAACCTGTACGAACAGAAGGTCGGTGAGGTCAACGGCTGGTTGCGTGATGCGTTCGATGACGAGGTGCTGCTGGAGGTCGAGCAGTGGCCTCTGGTTAAAAGTGCCTACATACGTCTGATCGACCCGCGCCTGGACGATGAGCTGTCAGAGACCTGGTACAACTCATTGTTCTGCAGCCTGTTCAGCCATGACCAGATCAGCGACGGCTGCATGTTCATCCACACCACCCGGCCGTCCATCCGCAGCCACCAGCGCGCCACGCAAACCTGCACCTATCGCCCCGATGGCAAACTGCAGGGCCTGCTACGGGCGATTCTTTCCGACTATGCATTCGCCTACGCCGACCTTGAAAGCGACGTGTCACGCCTTGAGGAGCAACTGCGCGAATGCCTGCCGGATTGGGTGTGCAAAGACCCGATGCTGGCAGTGGAGCTGTTTTCGCCGGTGCTGTACCGCAACAAGGGTGCCTACCTGGTCGGCCGGTTGTACAACAGCGATGAGCAGTGGCCGCTGGTGATACCGCTGCTGCACCGCGAAGGGCATGGTATCGAGGCCGATGGGCTGATCACCGACGAGGCCGAGGTGTCGATCATCTTTTCCTTCACCCGCTCCTATTTCATGGTCGATGTGCCGGTACCGGCAGAGTTCGTCAACTTCCTCAAGCGCATCTTGCCGGGCAAGCACATTGCCGAGCTGTACACCTCCATCGGTTTCTACAAGCACGGCAAGTCGGAGTTCTACCGGGCGCTGATCAACCACCTGGCCGGCAGCGAAGACCGCTTCGTCATGGCGCCTGGGGTGCGCGGCATGGTCATGAGCGTGTTTACCCTGCCGGGCTTCAACACCGTGTTCAAGATCATCAAGGACCGCTTCTCGCCGTCTAAAACCGTCGACCGCGCCACGGTGATCGACAAGTACCGGCTGGTGAAAAGCGTCGACCGCGTGGGGCGCCTGGCCGATACCCAGGAGTTTGCCGATTTTCGCTTCCCACGGGGCAAGTTCGCGCCCGAGTGCCTGGCCGAACTGCTGGAGGTAGCACCGTCGACGGTGGTTTTGGAGGGTGACACGGTACTGATCCGCCACTGCTGGACCGAGCGGCGCATGACGCCGTTGAACCTTTACCTGGAGCATGCCAGCGAAGGCCAGGTGCTGGAGGCGCTGGAGGATTACGGCCTGGCCATCAAGCAACTGGCGGCGGCTAACATTTTCCCCGGCGACATGTTGCTGAAGAACTTTGGCGTGACCCGCCATGGCCGGGTGGTGTTTTACGACTATGACGAGATCAGCTTCCTGACCGAAGTGAACTTCCGCCACATTCCGCCACCGCGTTACCCCGAAGACGAGATGTCGGGCGAGCCGTGGTACTCGATCGGGCCGCATGACGTGTTCCCCGAAGAGTTTCCGCCGTTCCTGTTTGCCGATATTGGCCAGCGGCGGTTGTTCAGCCGCTTGCACGGGGAGTTGTATGACGCGGATTACTGGAAGGGGCTGCAGGCAGCGATTCGTGAGGGGAAGGTGATTGATGTGTTTCCCTACCGGCGCAAGGCCCGGTAA
- a CDS encoding DMT family transporter, which produces MSPIALARLLTLAAVWGASFLFMRIIAPELGTVPTAFFRVSIACLGLIGIVAVARVRWDFQGKLGACLVLGMINSGIPATFYSVAAQVLPAGYSAIFNATTPLMGVLIGMLFFREPMTLPKLCGIFLGLFGVGILSGAGPVALDMALLQGALACLAATTCYGFAGFLARRWISGLDSRLSALGSMLGATLLLSPVFAWSALSQPPASWGGWQVWLSLLGLGLLCTAFAYILYFRLLEEIGPVKASTVTFLIPVFGVLWGAWLLDESLSMGHLYGGLLIGMALWLVLRPARS; this is translated from the coding sequence GTGAGCCCCATCGCCCTAGCCCGCCTGCTGACCCTTGCTGCCGTCTGGGGGGCGAGTTTCCTGTTCATGCGCATCATCGCCCCCGAGCTGGGCACGGTGCCGACCGCGTTCTTCCGGGTATCCATTGCCTGCCTGGGCTTGATCGGCATCGTCGCGGTCGCCCGCGTGCGTTGGGACTTCCAGGGCAAGCTGGGTGCCTGCCTGGTGCTGGGCATGATCAACTCCGGTATCCCCGCCACCTTCTATTCCGTTGCCGCTCAGGTATTGCCAGCCGGCTACTCGGCGATCTTCAACGCCACCACGCCACTGATGGGCGTGCTGATCGGCATGCTGTTCTTCCGCGAGCCCATGACCCTGCCCAAGTTGTGCGGCATCTTCCTGGGCCTGTTTGGCGTCGGCATCCTCAGCGGCGCCGGCCCGGTCGCGTTGGACATGGCCCTGCTGCAAGGCGCCCTCGCTTGCCTGGCGGCCACCACCTGCTACGGCTTTGCCGGCTTCCTTGCCCGCCGCTGGATCAGCGGCCTGGACAGCCGCCTTTCGGCGCTGGGCAGCATGCTCGGCGCCACCTTGCTGCTAAGCCCAGTGTTCGCCTGGAGCGCGCTGAGCCAGCCACCCGCCAGCTGGGGCGGCTGGCAGGTGTGGCTGTCGCTGCTGGGCCTGGGGCTGTTGTGCACGGCGTTCGCCTACATCCTTTACTTCCGCCTGCTGGAAGAAATCGGACCGGTAAAGGCCAGCACCGTGACCTTCCTCATTCCGGTGTTCGGTGTACTGTGGGGCGCCTGGCTGCTGGATGAGTCACTGTCGATGGGCCACCTGTATGGCGGTTTGCTGATTGGCATGGCACTGTGGCTGGTGCTGCGCCCGGCGCGCAGCTGA
- a CDS encoding DUF4265 domain-containing protein produces MNGAYKKVLFRLEQDENGYPPASVEGLWAKAVEGGYAVDNIPFHVYGIAPGDVITTREENGETWFDALRCGSGSSVFRVLVKPPETLDQVCTALQDFGCKCETEQAVRMLAVEVPPARSLDTLLYYLLTQREAGLLDFEEGVLRHAIPEEFR; encoded by the coding sequence ATGAACGGCGCGTACAAGAAGGTCCTGTTCCGCCTGGAACAGGACGAGAACGGCTACCCACCGGCCTCGGTCGAAGGCCTATGGGCCAAAGCCGTGGAAGGCGGCTATGCCGTCGACAACATCCCCTTCCATGTCTACGGCATTGCCCCGGGTGATGTGATAACCACCCGTGAAGAAAACGGCGAAACCTGGTTCGACGCACTGCGCTGCGGCAGCGGCAGCTCGGTATTCCGGGTGCTGGTAAAGCCACCGGAAACCCTGGACCAGGTATGCACGGCCTTGCAGGACTTCGGCTGCAAGTGCGAAACCGAGCAGGCCGTGAGAATGCTGGCCGTCGAAGTCCCGCCAGCGCGTTCACTCGACACCCTGCTCTACTACCTGCTCACCCAGCGCGAGGCCGGCCTGCTGGACTTCGAGGAAGGCGTATTGCGCCACGCCATCCCCGAAGAGTTCCGCTAG
- a CDS encoding DMT family transporter: MSVVTKASVASAATTSLFVLLWSSGAIVSKLGLAHASPFAFLLLRSSLALAGLLLIGPLLGLRWPRSRGAILRALGTGCVLLGAYQIFYLLALNTHVTPGVMATVMGVQPILTVVLMERQRSWSRLFGLGLGLAGLIMVVYQGINLGGVSLAGMLFALLALASMTLGSILQKRITDNPMGTLPLQYLAGFAMCALFAPLQPLHVEWAGGFVGALLWMGLVVSLLATLLLYRLIAKGNLVNVTSLFYLVPAVTAVMDFLIFGNRLAPLSLLGMGLIVVGLLFVFRKPAARLAEA; this comes from the coding sequence ATGTCTGTCGTTACCAAAGCATCCGTGGCCTCGGCGGCCACGACCAGCCTGTTCGTCCTGCTGTGGAGCAGCGGGGCGATTGTCTCCAAGCTGGGCCTGGCGCACGCCAGCCCGTTCGCCTTCCTGCTGTTGCGCTCGTCGTTGGCCCTCGCGGGCCTGCTGCTGATCGGCCCGCTGCTGGGGCTGCGCTGGCCGCGCAGCCGAGGGGCGATTCTGCGCGCCTTGGGTACCGGGTGCGTGCTGCTCGGCGCCTACCAGATCTTCTACTTGCTGGCGCTCAACACCCATGTCACCCCTGGCGTCATGGCCACGGTCATGGGGGTACAACCGATCCTTACCGTGGTGCTGATGGAGCGTCAGCGCTCATGGAGCCGTTTGTTCGGCCTGGGGCTGGGGTTGGCTGGCCTGATCATGGTGGTGTACCAGGGTATCAACCTGGGAGGGGTGTCGCTGGCGGGGATGCTGTTTGCCCTGCTGGCGCTGGCCAGCATGACCCTGGGCTCGATCCTGCAAAAGCGCATCACCGATAACCCCATGGGCACGTTGCCGCTGCAGTACCTGGCCGGCTTTGCCATGTGCGCGCTGTTCGCACCGTTGCAACCACTGCATGTCGAGTGGGCCGGCGGCTTTGTCGGCGCGTTGCTGTGGATGGGCCTGGTGGTTTCATTGCTGGCGACGTTGCTGCTGTATCGGCTGATCGCCAAGGGCAACCTGGTCAATGTCACCAGCCTGTTCTACCTGGTGCCGGCGGTGACCGCAGTGATGGACTTCCTGATCTTCGGCAACCGACTGGCACCGCTCAGCCTGCTGGGCATGGGGTTGATCGTGGTGGGCCTGCTGTTCGTGTTTCGCAAGCCCGCCGCGCGCCTGGCCGAGGCGTAA
- a CDS encoding aspartyl/asparaginyl beta-hydroxylase domain-containing protein, which translates to MTFSFAAKAGVLLVFFGSVLFVHLRGKARLPVLRQFVNHSALFAPYNALMYLFSGVPSKPYLDRQRFPELDVLKDNWQEIREEAMRLFDEGYIRAAEKDNDAGFGSFFKKGWKRFYLKWYDKPLPSAEALCPRTVELVSSIPNVKGAMFALLPGGSHLNPHRDPFAGSLRYHLGLSTPNSDACRIYVDGQEYAWRDGEDVMFDETYVHWVKNETDFTRVILFCDIERPLSSPLMTRINRKVSAFLGRATAPQNTDDERVGGINQAYAWSKRFSNKISTRVKQFKRANPKAYRVLRPVLAVVVVYLLYHWLF; encoded by the coding sequence ATGACCTTTTCCTTTGCAGCCAAGGCGGGTGTCTTGCTGGTGTTTTTCGGCAGCGTGTTGTTCGTGCACCTGCGCGGCAAGGCCCGCCTGCCGGTGTTGCGCCAGTTCGTCAACCATTCGGCGCTGTTCGCTCCCTACAACGCGTTGATGTACCTGTTCTCCGGCGTGCCGTCCAAGCCCTACCTGGACCGTCAGCGCTTCCCTGAACTGGACGTGCTGAAAGACAACTGGCAGGAAATCCGCGAAGAGGCCATGCGCCTGTTCGATGAAGGCTACATTCGCGCCGCCGAAAAGGACAACGATGCCGGCTTCGGTTCGTTCTTCAAGAAGGGTTGGAAGCGGTTTTACCTGAAGTGGTACGACAAGCCGTTGCCTTCGGCCGAAGCCCTGTGCCCGCGCACCGTCGAGCTGGTCAGCAGCATTCCCAACGTGAAGGGCGCAATGTTTGCCCTGTTGCCCGGCGGCAGCCACCTGAACCCGCACCGCGACCCGTTTGCAGGCTCGCTGCGCTACCACCTGGGCCTGTCCACGCCGAACTCCGATGCTTGCCGCATCTACGTCGATGGCCAGGAATACGCCTGGCGTGATGGCGAAGACGTGATGTTCGACGAAACCTACGTGCACTGGGTGAAGAACGAAACCGACTTCACCCGGGTGATCCTGTTCTGCGACATCGAGCGCCCGCTGAGCAGCCCGCTGATGACCCGCATCAACCGCAAGGTCAGTGCCTTCCTCGGCCGCGCCACCGCGCCGCAGAACACCGATGACGAGCGCGTGGGCGGGATCAACCAGGCGTATGCCTGGAGCAAGCGCTTCAGCAATAAAATCAGCACCCGTGTGAAGCAGTTCAAACGCGCCAACCCCAAGGCCTACCGCGTGCTGCGGCCGGTGCTGGCGGTGGTGGTGGTGTACCTGCTGTATCACTGGTTGTTCTGA
- the cysK gene encoding cysteine synthase A, producing the protein MSRIFADNAHSIGNTPLVQINRIAPRGVTILAKIEGRNPGYSVKCRIGANMVWDAESSGKLKPGMTIVEPTSGNTGIGLAFVAAARGYKLMLTMPASMSLERRKVLKALGAELVLTDPAKGMKGAIEKANEIVASDPAQYFLPGQFENPANPAIHEKTTGPEIWNDTDGAVDVLVAGVGTGGTITGVSRYIKHTQGKAILSVAVEPLASPLITQTLAGEELKPSPHKIQGIGAGFVPKNLDLSIVDQVATVTDEESKAMAIRLMQEEGILCGISCGAAMAAAVRLAEKPEMQGKTIVVILPDSGERYLSSMLFSDMFSEQENQQ; encoded by the coding sequence ATGAGCCGTATCTTTGCAGACAATGCCCATTCCATCGGTAACACGCCGCTGGTGCAGATCAACCGCATCGCCCCGCGTGGCGTGACTATTCTGGCCAAGATCGAAGGGCGCAACCCGGGTTATTCGGTCAAATGCCGCATTGGCGCGAACATGGTCTGGGACGCAGAGAGCAGCGGCAAGCTCAAGCCGGGCATGACCATCGTCGAGCCCACCTCGGGCAACACCGGTATCGGCCTGGCTTTCGTCGCCGCCGCCCGTGGCTACAAGCTGATGCTGACTATGCCTGCCTCCATGAGCCTGGAGCGCCGCAAGGTGTTGAAGGCGCTGGGTGCCGAACTGGTGCTGACCGACCCGGCCAAAGGCATGAAAGGCGCGATCGAGAAGGCCAACGAAATCGTCGCCTCCGACCCGGCCCAGTACTTCCTGCCGGGTCAGTTCGAAAACCCGGCCAACCCGGCCATCCACGAAAAAACCACCGGGCCGGAAATCTGGAACGACACCGATGGCGCCGTCGACGTGCTGGTGGCGGGCGTGGGGACGGGCGGCACCATTACCGGTGTGTCGCGCTACATCAAGCACACCCAGGGCAAGGCAATCCTGTCGGTGGCGGTCGAGCCCTTGGCATCGCCGTTGATCACCCAGACCCTGGCGGGCGAAGAACTCAAGCCCAGCCCGCACAAGATCCAGGGCATTGGCGCCGGCTTCGTGCCGAAAAATCTCGACCTGTCGATTGTCGATCAGGTGGCGACAGTGACCGATGAAGAGTCCAAGGCCATGGCCATCCGCCTGATGCAGGAAGAGGGCATTCTCTGCGGGATTTCCTGTGGTGCAGCCATGGCCGCCGCCGTACGCCTGGCCGAAAAACCGGAGATGCAGGGTAAGACCATCGTCGTAATCCTGCCTGATTCGGGCGAGCGTTACCTGTCGAGCATGTTGTTCAGCGACATGTTCAGCGAGCAGGAAAACCAGCAGTAA
- a CDS encoding DUF748 domain-containing protein, producing MRARYRWPLIGLGCLVVLLAALHFALPYLVRNYLNEKLADMGDYRGQVADVDLAWWRGAYQINGLKIVKTSGKVPVPFLDAPLIDLSVSWHSLWYDKAVVAEVTFVRPELNFVDGGSKQASQTGRGTDWRQQLEKLLPITLNDVRIDNGVLTFHNFNSKPPVDLKATQLNANIRNLTNVRDPKGRRDASFEGTALIAGDAKVESRATFDPFSDFDDFEFRLRATGIELRKLNDFASAYGKFDFNAGHGDVVIEAQAENGRLNGYIKPLLRDVDVFDWQQDVEEKDKGFFRSVWEAVVGATETVLKNQPKNQFATRVELSGSVRKQDVSAFEAFLQILRNGFIQAFNARYERGAPDSD from the coding sequence ATGAGAGCCCGTTATCGCTGGCCGCTGATCGGCCTGGGCTGCCTGGTCGTGTTGCTGGCAGCCTTGCACTTTGCCCTGCCCTACCTGGTGCGCAACTACCTGAACGAAAAACTGGCCGACATGGGCGATTACCGCGGCCAGGTGGCCGACGTCGACCTGGCGTGGTGGCGCGGCGCTTACCAGATCAACGGCCTGAAGATCGTCAAGACCAGCGGCAAGGTGCCGGTACCGTTCCTCGACGCGCCACTGATCGACCTTTCGGTGAGTTGGCATTCGCTGTGGTACGACAAGGCCGTGGTGGCCGAAGTGACCTTTGTACGCCCAGAACTGAACTTCGTCGACGGTGGCAGCAAACAGGCGTCGCAGACCGGTCGGGGTACCGACTGGCGCCAGCAACTGGAAAAACTGCTGCCCATCACCCTCAATGACGTGCGCATCGACAACGGCGTGCTGACGTTCCACAACTTCAACTCCAAGCCACCGGTCGACCTCAAGGCCACTCAGTTGAACGCCAACATCCGCAACCTGACCAATGTTCGTGACCCCAAGGGCCGTCGCGATGCGAGTTTCGAAGGTACTGCACTCATCGCAGGCGATGCCAAGGTGGAGAGCCGTGCGACGTTCGACCCGTTCAGTGATTTCGATGACTTCGAATTCAGGCTTCGTGCTACCGGCATCGAACTGCGCAAGCTGAACGACTTCGCCAGCGCCTATGGCAAATTCGACTTCAACGCCGGGCACGGGGACGTAGTCATCGAGGCGCAGGCGGAAAACGGTCGGCTGAACGGCTACATAAAGCCGCTGCTGCGCGATGTCGATGTATTCGACTGGCAACAGGACGTCGAGGAAAAGGACAAGGGCTTCTTCCGCTCGGTGTGGGAGGCAGTGGTGGGGGCGACCGAAACGGTGCTGAAGAACCAGCCAAAAAACCAGTTCGCTACCCGGGTGGAACTCAGTGGCAGCGTGCGCAAGCAGGATGTCAGCGCGTTTGAGGCATTCCTGCAGATCCTGCGTAACGGGTTTATCCAGGCGTTCAATGCCCGCTACGAGCGCGGCGCGCCGGATTCCGACTGA